AGCTGGGACGCCATGGAGGACTGGGAGGTTGATTTGGAGATGCGGTTGGAGCATCGGGGGACCTCtgcgagctgctcgagcaCGTCGGTGTCTTCGATCGACAGGTCGACCGAGCCAAACGACTCGTGGGAGGTCACGGGGGTCAGGTTGTCTGAAGGGTCGTGCCAGAACATGAACCCGTCGGAGCAAGCCGGGGAGGGAGAGGGGGAGGCAGGCTTAGTGGAATGCTGCCGGTTTGGAAGCAGGCAGCAGCCACGGCCGGCCGCCTTCTTGGGGACACAAGACGACACTGGGCTGGTCTTGGGCAAGGTCATTGAAGACTTCTTGCTTGCGACTGGGGCCTTGTCGGCCTTGTCCCTGTCCCCTCTCAACAGACTCCTCAGCTTATCACCAAACTTACGCCGCCGTCCGGCAACCTTGTCGGCGCTGACGATGGTCCTGGAAACCAGGGTCTCGTCGGACAGCACCGACTGGGGTCGTCCGGGACGGGTGGACACAAAGTACTTGTGGTCCTCGTGGCGGGCTGGGCTCTGGCGACCGGTAAATCGTAGAAAGGCCATTGCTGCAGAGCGTGTCTTTACAATGGCCGCCGGTCTAGAGTGCTGCTAAAGGAGGTTgcgaggtggtggagttccgggtggtggtgggctGTAGCCTTGCAGAGAAGAACACTCGGGTTGGGACCAACGGTACTTTTAAGGCGCTGTGTCAAAGTTCGCACTGTGTGAACTTTAATTGTCCTGAGACAAACTACTTTAGGTAAACACGTATTGGCGAGAACAAGTTCTAGAGAGACACACGACTGGGAGTTTGGGGAGCACGAGAACGGCGAATAGAGCCCTTCGAACGCACCTTCAACTTGGaccctctctctccctcacacacacactcactCTTCTGTCATTCGCGCCCCTTTAATTATACGACTGTCTATCAACCCACCCACCCCAGCCTGTCACTCACATGGCCCGAAATATTATCGTTCCTTTCACTCATTTGCAAACTCTCAGCTGATTGGACATGCCTGTGGGGAAGCAAGGTTGGAATGCCACCACCAGTAGCGGCTACCAGTGCTCGAACCCGCGCTACAAGTTGTCGACCAAGTGGTAACAGCTTCTCTATCATACACACCAGCATTGTCGTTATTGTCTGCATTGCTGACTTGCGGCTATACTGCTCGTGCTGTattggtgtgtgtgtgtgtgtgttttttttttttttttgggacTCTGTCCCTTGCAGGCTCTCTGCTATGCAATGTGCTGTATAGTGGTGGTCAAACTGAGCTGACCGGCTGGGGCTAGTAATACCGGCAATTAAACGTGCAACTATCCAACAAATAAACAAAACCGGCGTGGAAATCTACTGAGAACGCCGAGCTTGGCCCCACTGCCAAAAAAATCGACGCTTTCGCCAAACCAACCGCCTTTTAACACACCCCATTCCCGCCCCTCCCctccacctacaagtagtccCCTGTCACCCCATACTGATAAACCCCTAACCTTAGACTGTACCCCGCGGTCTGTTAAAATGTCAGCCGGGTAACCCCGACGGTAAAGCTTAATTCATGCGCGTGATAGCGCACCTCGGGGCCGATAGTGGAGTGAAGTGTTCTGAAGTCCATTAGGCCGCTGAGTCCGTCGGCTGACATGTTCGAAAAGCGGCCCATATTTTCTGATTATTAATGTCTCCGCGGGATC
This genomic interval from Yarrowia lipolytica chromosome 1E, complete sequence contains the following:
- a CDS encoding uncharacterized protein (Compare to YALI0E12111g, no similarity), coding for MAFLRFTGRQSPARHEDHKYFVSTRPGRPQSVLSDETLVSRTIVSADKVAGRRRKFGDKLRSLLRGDRDKADKAPVASKKSSMTLPKTSPVSSCVPKKAAGRGCCLLPNRQHSTKPASPSPSPACSDGFMFWHDPSDNLTPVTSHESFGSVDLSIEDTDVLEQLAEVPRCSNRISKSTSQSSMASQLTIPNSVSCTSQLSAIAVSAFSDSGSDSGMSDSATCFGAEELDFDVKDAYNLGDWGLPRGLTDGYSDSEDEDDLLDDIVDSVESVYAPVSAKTVGYTFCLAIWGKPEVRSKFLALQDRVNKNKEKEMPVHEPVTLAMFW